From Variimorphobacter saccharofermentans, one genomic window encodes:
- a CDS encoding cellobiose phosphorylase has translation MGKYYLKDDAYIMEDFDKLPAFSSFLPGLAGVKGVPIWVYYTNRGQGINSFGIHNKNNAIMEFNPANTAYENTSIKGFRTFVKWEDQFFEPFFTFDPNAKRTFNIRKNSIWLEEVNTKYGLKFTVKYYVLPNDSVGALIRKVKVENIGKDEKQLEMLDGLPKIIPYGIANNSYKEMSNLLKSWTDIKNIENNAPFYTMRASTEDSEEFSDAEGGGYFYMAINEGKVLPVIYDAELIFNYDTSLVHPVAFYNQTLSELMKNKPCFYNKVPCGFTPLSFTLNPGESYVFHSLTGFAATTEQLNEKRKEFCGKNFFCEKEKQAEEIVNDLTRDIKTHTAVPVFDQYMEQNYLDNFLRGGYPIVFHPDGNKSVIHLFSRKHGDPERDYNFFSIAGEYYSQGNGNFRDVNQNRRNDVFFQKDIGDFNIKTFFGLIQADGYNPLEVRPSTFTVKPENKDKVKELFQQNIKQPCDQLMKLTNEAFTPGQIANYIATHGITVLCGEDQFLEQLLTYCDQNIEAGFGEGYWSDHWDYNMDLIDSYLCIFPDKEKEILFDDQSYRFYDSPARVLPRSEKYVITKKNEVRQYGALVHDEEKMNRQGFRKNGTNWLKTVKGDYVVTTLMGKLISLSLNKFSSLDAFGMGVEMEAGKPGWNDAMNGLPGLFGSGMAETFELKRMISFICNKVGNVKTLLLPTEISVFLTEVYNALQRSEQENWSDFAYWDTVSTLREKYRDTVRFTTSGNYQEHDTTDILKIYQAFYRKLEAGIQKACDLGNGIVPTYFTFRASKFEPVIDEEGNPVISHYGLPKAKVKAFEVQPLPPFLEGPVKMLASLSDPSKARELYSNVRNSDLFDQKLKMYKTSVSIEHIAMENGRIRAFTPGWLERESIFLHMEYKYLLSMLKAGLYDEFYEDIKTAMVVFRDPAEYGRSILENSSFIASSVNPNESIHGRGYVARLSGSTTEAISIWIEMFMGEKVFAYVDGELQLHFEPKLAGWMFDERGEVSFTFLKNCKVTYSNPSHKNTYGPDGAKVSRIFLPEMQEEITAAYIKGERAEQIRNGSVKEIIIELE, from the coding sequence ATGGGAAAATACTATCTAAAGGATGACGCCTATATTATGGAGGACTTTGACAAGCTTCCGGCTTTTTCAAGCTTTCTTCCCGGACTTGCGGGGGTGAAGGGAGTTCCAATCTGGGTATATTATACGAACCGGGGACAGGGAATTAACAGCTTCGGCATTCACAATAAGAACAATGCGATTATGGAATTCAATCCGGCTAATACGGCTTATGAAAACACATCAATAAAAGGCTTTCGTACCTTTGTAAAATGGGAAGACCAATTCTTTGAGCCTTTTTTTACTTTTGATCCTAATGCAAAGCGTACTTTTAACATTCGTAAGAATAGTATATGGCTGGAGGAAGTAAATACGAAGTATGGACTTAAGTTCACAGTTAAATACTATGTACTTCCAAATGATTCCGTTGGTGCATTGATAAGAAAAGTTAAGGTCGAGAATATTGGTAAGGATGAGAAACAGCTTGAGATGCTCGATGGACTTCCGAAGATTATTCCCTATGGGATTGCCAACAACTCCTATAAAGAGATGTCTAACCTACTTAAGAGCTGGACTGATATTAAGAATATTGAAAATAATGCACCGTTCTATACCATGCGGGCATCCACTGAGGATTCGGAAGAATTTTCGGATGCAGAAGGCGGCGGATATTTCTATATGGCAATTAATGAGGGAAAGGTTCTTCCGGTGATCTATGATGCGGAGCTGATTTTTAATTATGATACCTCTTTGGTTCATCCCGTTGCTTTTTATAATCAGACATTATCAGAACTGATGAAGAACAAGCCTTGCTTCTATAATAAGGTTCCCTGTGGTTTCACTCCGCTTTCCTTTACACTGAACCCCGGAGAAAGCTATGTATTTCACTCTCTAACTGGTTTTGCAGCCACAACGGAGCAGCTAAACGAAAAGAGGAAGGAATTCTGCGGCAAGAATTTCTTCTGTGAGAAGGAAAAGCAGGCAGAGGAAATCGTGAATGATCTTACCAGGGATATTAAGACACATACCGCCGTGCCGGTGTTTGATCAATATATGGAGCAGAATTACCTTGATAATTTCTTACGGGGAGGTTACCCTATTGTATTTCATCCAGATGGGAATAAATCGGTGATACACCTATTCAGCAGAAAGCATGGTGATCCGGAAAGAGATTATAATTTCTTTTCCATTGCAGGAGAGTATTATTCCCAGGGAAACGGTAATTTCCGTGACGTGAATCAGAACCGTAGAAATGATGTGTTCTTTCAGAAGGACATTGGAGATTTTAATATTAAAACCTTTTTTGGATTGATTCAGGCAGATGGATATAATCCGCTTGAGGTTAGACCATCCACCTTTACTGTGAAACCGGAGAATAAGGATAAAGTGAAGGAGCTTTTTCAACAGAATATCAAGCAGCCCTGTGATCAATTAATGAAGCTGACCAACGAAGCCTTCACACCTGGACAGATTGCTAATTATATAGCGACCCATGGTATTACAGTGCTCTGTGGTGAGGATCAGTTTTTAGAGCAACTCCTTACATATTGTGATCAGAATATTGAGGCGGGTTTTGGTGAGGGCTATTGGAGTGATCACTGGGATTACAATATGGATTTGATCGACAGCTATCTTTGCATATTCCCGGATAAGGAGAAGGAGATATTATTCGATGATCAAAGCTACCGTTTCTATGATAGCCCGGCAAGAGTATTACCTCGAAGTGAAAAATATGTAATAACGAAAAAGAATGAGGTTAGGCAATATGGAGCTCTTGTTCATGATGAAGAGAAGATGAATCGACAGGGCTTTCGAAAGAATGGAACCAACTGGTTGAAAACGGTGAAGGGGGATTATGTCGTTACTACACTAATGGGGAAGCTAATCTCATTATCACTAAATAAATTCTCATCCCTGGATGCATTTGGTATGGGTGTGGAGATGGAAGCAGGTAAACCCGGTTGGAATGATGCAATGAACGGATTACCTGGACTATTCGGCAGTGGTATGGCTGAAACCTTTGAACTCAAGAGGATGATAAGCTTTATCTGTAATAAAGTCGGTAACGTAAAGACACTTCTTTTACCAACCGAGATTAGTGTATTCTTAACTGAAGTATACAATGCTCTTCAGAGATCGGAACAGGAGAACTGGAGTGATTTTGCCTACTGGGATACCGTATCTACCCTTAGAGAAAAATACCGTGATACGGTACGCTTTACTACCAGTGGAAATTATCAGGAGCATGATACCACTGATATATTAAAGATTTATCAGGCGTTTTATAGAAAACTGGAGGCAGGTATACAAAAAGCCTGTGACTTAGGTAACGGAATCGTTCCTACCTATTTTACCTTCCGTGCTTCCAAGTTTGAACCGGTGATCGATGAGGAGGGTAATCCGGTAATTAGCCATTACGGATTACCGAAAGCAAAGGTAAAAGCCTTTGAGGTTCAACCGCTTCCACCGTTTCTGGAGGGGCCGGTGAAAATGCTTGCATCCCTGTCTGATCCTTCAAAAGCACGGGAGTTATATTCCAATGTTCGTAACAGTGATCTTTTCGATCAGAAGCTGAAAATGTATAAAACCAGTGTATCCATTGAACATATTGCAATGGAGAACGGAAGAATCCGTGCCTTCACACCAGGCTGGCTGGAGAGAGAAAGCATCTTCCTGCATATGGAGTATAAATATCTGCTGTCCATGCTAAAAGCAGGTCTCTATGATGAATTTTATGAGGATATTAAGACTGCTATGGTTGTTTTCCGGGACCCTGCCGAATATGGAAGGAGTATCTTAGAGAATTCTTCTTTCATAGCCTCCAGTGTGAATCCGAATGAGAGTATCCATGGAAGAGGATATGTTGCCAGGTTATCTGGCTCTACAACAGAAGCAATTTCCATATGGATAGAGATGTTTATGGGAGAAAAGGTTTTTGCCTATGTGGATGGCGAGCTGCAGTTGCACTTTGAGCCGAAGCTTGCAGGCTGGATGTTCGATGAAAGAGGAGAAGTATCTTTTACCTTCCTGAAAAATTGCAAGGTTACATACTCTAATCCATCACATAAGAACACCTATGGCCCTGATGGTGCTAAAGTCAGCAGGATATTCCTTCCAGAAATGCAGGAAGAGATTACAGCTGCCTATATCAAGGGTGAAAGAGCAGAGCAGATTCGCAACGGATCAGTGAAGGAAATTATTATCGAATTGGAGTAA
- a CDS encoding LacI family DNA-binding transcriptional regulator, with the protein MVTIKDVAKEAGVAISTVSNVLNHVDIVSEETKQKVLDAVNKLNYVPNMNAKFLKSNKKNTIGLFLPSIQGDFYRMLMQAIHMQCRRKGYLLNIYISNENTSEEIYSMITSSGVEGAIVFNEQLHEEYVERISSAGMPIVFIDREYYGENLSSVVIDHLEGASKAMEYLIKQGHRRIGYIRGIGNRDDELRFQAYCNVMEKYHLSVDENIMLNGYFEEAVAYSEMRVLLLKGIDLPDAMFCANDEMAWGCIRALMEVGYKVPEEISVIGYDDILLSAYYKPALTTVHSPVTELGDMGATELFRLMEQKFVQGKITKLRPDLVIRDSCAVRL; encoded by the coding sequence ATGGTTACGATTAAAGATGTAGCAAAGGAAGCCGGAGTAGCGATATCTACGGTCTCAAATGTATTAAACCATGTGGATATTGTCAGCGAGGAAACAAAGCAAAAGGTTCTGGATGCGGTAAATAAACTGAATTATGTACCGAACATGAATGCAAAGTTCTTAAAATCCAATAAGAAAAATACCATCGGTTTATTCCTGCCCAGCATACAGGGTGACTTTTATCGTATGCTGATGCAGGCCATACACATGCAATGCAGGCGAAAAGGATATCTGCTTAATATTTATATCAGTAATGAGAATACCAGTGAGGAGATCTATAGTATGATTACCTCCTCCGGTGTGGAAGGAGCAATTGTCTTTAATGAGCAGCTTCATGAGGAATATGTGGAGCGTATTTCATCAGCCGGTATGCCAATTGTATTTATAGATAGAGAATACTACGGTGAGAACCTGTCAAGTGTGGTGATTGATCATTTGGAAGGTGCCAGCAAGGCAATGGAGTATCTGATTAAACAAGGACATCGTAGAATTGGATATATTCGCGGAATTGGTAATAGGGATGATGAATTACGATTTCAGGCTTACTGTAATGTAATGGAAAAGTATCATCTTTCTGTGGACGAGAATATCATGCTTAATGGTTATTTTGAAGAGGCGGTCGCATATAGCGAAATGCGTGTGTTGCTGTTGAAAGGAATAGATCTTCCGGATGCCATGTTCTGTGCTAATGATGAAATGGCTTGGGGGTGTATTCGCGCTCTTATGGAAGTAGGATATAAGGTACCCGAAGAAATAAGTGTCATTGGCTATGACGACATTTTACTTTCTGCTTATTATAAGCCGGCGCTTACTACAGTGCACAGTCCAGTTACAGAACTTGGAGATATGGGTGCCACAGAGCTGTTCCGATTGATGGAACAGAAGTTTGTTCAGGGAAAAATCACGAAGCTAAGGCCTGATTTGGTAATCAGAGATTCCTGCGCTGTAAGACTTTAG
- a CDS encoding 5'-nucleotidase C-terminal domain-containing protein, whose product MKHRRRIVSILLMLALVILPFQTVAAGTLPTGQESLAGTTVIMHTNDSHARAVPNSDSGYMGFTAVSALKKSYEAAGAQVILLDAGDTLHGLPFANLVKGESIVKIMNLAGYDAMTPGNHDFNYGSSTLKEISKNMNFPLLSSNIKNKSDNSDFLEDHIIIEKNGVKYGIFGLSTPETAYKTNPKNVTSIEFTNPVEAAKEEVKELEAEGAQVIIALAHLGLDESSEYTSKLVAEKVDGIDLIVDGHSHSVLEAGLTVGDTLIVSTGDYIQNIGVVIIGSDGAMKADLISASEYTGTDKAVDDKATEYQNEQEKLLSEVVGHTSVYLDGIREHVRAGETNLGDFTTDAFRYVTGADVAITNGGGIRASIEIGDISRKDLVTVFPFGNYVVTKKVTGEAILEALELGASTYPEPLGGFLQVSGITYTIDASKLSGKRISDVKVNGVAIDKKAEYLLATNDFIIAGGDGYTMLADFKVENEFGSIEDVLLEYLKEKGTINQESANRIKIVGLNAEVPEVTETPEVTEVPEVTDTEDESSEDSTYVVQKGDNLWKIAVKLFGDAGKWKKIYEWNKDTIKNPNLIYIGQELRIAAE is encoded by the coding sequence ATGAAACATAGGAGAAGAATTGTATCAATTTTGTTGATGCTGGCACTTGTGATTTTACCGTTTCAAACAGTGGCAGCAGGAACACTTCCAACCGGACAAGAAAGCCTGGCAGGAACGACTGTAATTATGCATACCAATGATAGTCATGCCAGAGCAGTACCTAACAGTGACAGCGGTTACATGGGCTTTACGGCTGTCAGTGCACTGAAAAAAAGCTATGAGGCAGCAGGGGCTCAGGTTATATTATTGGATGCGGGAGATACCCTGCATGGATTGCCTTTTGCGAACCTTGTAAAGGGAGAAAGCATTGTAAAAATCATGAATTTGGCTGGTTACGATGCAATGACGCCAGGTAATCATGATTTTAACTATGGTTCCTCAACATTGAAGGAAATTTCAAAGAATATGAATTTCCCGTTACTTTCTTCTAATATAAAGAATAAATCAGATAATTCGGATTTCCTTGAGGATCATATCATTATTGAAAAGAATGGTGTGAAATACGGTATATTCGGGTTATCCACTCCAGAAACAGCTTATAAGACTAACCCCAAGAATGTGACAAGCATTGAATTTACTAATCCTGTAGAAGCAGCCAAGGAAGAGGTTAAAGAATTAGAGGCCGAGGGTGCACAGGTAATCATAGCTCTTGCTCATCTCGGATTGGATGAAAGCAGTGAATATACTTCCAAGCTTGTTGCAGAGAAGGTGGATGGTATCGATTTGATTGTGGATGGTCACAGTCATTCTGTTTTAGAGGCAGGTCTTACTGTAGGAGACACATTAATCGTAAGTACTGGTGATTACATACAGAATATTGGTGTTGTCATAATAGGCTCCGATGGTGCTATGAAGGCAGATCTCATCTCCGCATCGGAATATACTGGTACGGATAAGGCTGTTGATGATAAAGCTACTGAATATCAGAACGAACAGGAAAAGCTTCTTTCCGAAGTAGTTGGACATACTTCCGTATATCTTGATGGCATCAGGGAGCATGTACGCGCCGGAGAGACGAATTTGGGTGACTTTACAACAGATGCATTCCGTTATGTAACAGGTGCTGATGTAGCCATAACGAATGGCGGTGGAATTCGTGCATCCATTGAGATTGGAGATATCAGCCGGAAGGATTTGGTTACTGTTTTCCCGTTTGGTAACTATGTAGTAACAAAGAAGGTAACAGGGGAGGCTATTTTAGAAGCGCTGGAATTGGGTGCTAGTACTTATCCGGAACCGCTGGGAGGATTTTTGCAGGTATCCGGTATTACCTATACGATTGATGCCTCCAAGCTATCTGGGAAACGGATATCCGACGTGAAAGTGAATGGAGTTGCAATTGATAAAAAAGCAGAATATCTCCTTGCTACTAACGATTTTATCATAGCAGGAGGAGACGGATATACCATGCTTGCTGATTTTAAGGTGGAGAACGAATTTGGGTCCATTGAAGATGTATTACTGGAATATCTGAAAGAAAAGGGCACGATCAACCAGGAAAGTGCTAACAGAATTAAAATCGTTGGGCTTAATGCAGAGGTACCTGAGGTTACAGAGACTCCTGAAGTAACAGAGGTTCCAGAGGTAACTGATACCGAAGACGAATCAAGCGAAGATAGTACCTATGTAGTTCAAAAGGGTGACAACCTTTGGAAAATCGCTGTTAAACTATTCGGAGATGCTGGAAAGTGGAAGAAGATCTACGAATGGAATAAAGATACTATTAAGAACCCGAATCTCATATATATCGGTCAGGAATTAAGAATTGCAGCAGAATAG
- a CDS encoding glycoside hydrolase family 27 protein translates to MLAQTPPMGWNSWNTFGWDISEDLIKRIADIWAELGLLDAGYEYIVIDDCWSEKKRDKDGLLVPDPNKFPNGMKAVADYVHSKGLKFGMYSCAGTMTCAGHPSSLEHEFVDAKTFAEWGVDYLKYDYCYKPHNIPGHILYKRMGMALRNCGREILFSACNWGNDNTYEWIRASNAHMYRSTGDIQDNWESIKKLALSQWNKECYSAPYCYNDIDMLVVGMYGKGNVALGGCSDEEYKTHFSLWCIMNSPLMIGCDIRNMNEKTREILTNKEVIALNQDPEGRQAYSMEQWNNPDVKIYIKPMSDGSYGIGFFNMGEDTGEGSLQFWDMGLPSSAGYGFKLRDLWEHEDIGEFSENYTCKLEPHHCKILRAELVKMNE, encoded by the coding sequence ATGTTAGCACAAACACCGCCTATGGGATGGAATTCATGGAACACATTTGGCTGGGATATATCAGAAGATTTAATTAAGAGAATTGCAGACATCTGGGCCGAGCTGGGATTGTTGGATGCCGGTTACGAATACATAGTCATTGATGATTGCTGGTCGGAGAAAAAACGAGATAAAGACGGGCTACTTGTACCAGATCCTAATAAATTTCCAAATGGTATGAAAGCAGTGGCAGATTATGTACATTCAAAGGGATTAAAGTTTGGTATGTATTCCTGTGCCGGTACGATGACCTGCGCGGGGCATCCTTCCAGTCTTGAGCATGAGTTTGTTGATGCTAAGACCTTTGCAGAGTGGGGGGTCGATTATCTGAAATATGATTACTGCTACAAACCTCATAACATTCCAGGACATATATTATATAAGCGAATGGGTATGGCGTTAAGAAACTGTGGCAGGGAAATCCTGTTCAGTGCCTGCAATTGGGGTAATGATAATACATATGAGTGGATAAGAGCTTCCAACGCACATATGTATCGTTCAACCGGTGATATTCAGGATAATTGGGAATCTATAAAGAAGCTGGCCCTGAGCCAGTGGAATAAGGAATGCTACAGTGCGCCTTATTGCTATAATGATATCGATATGTTGGTAGTGGGAATGTATGGTAAGGGAAATGTGGCTCTTGGAGGATGCAGTGATGAGGAATACAAAACTCATTTCTCTCTATGGTGCATCATGAATTCTCCTTTGATGATCGGATGTGATATCCGTAATATGAACGAGAAAACGAGGGAGATTTTAACAAATAAAGAAGTGATTGCGCTGAATCAGGATCCGGAGGGACGTCAGGCATATAGTATGGAACAGTGGAATAATCCCGATGTTAAAATATATATTAAACCTATGTCTGACGGAAGCTATGGAATCGGCTTCTTCAATATGGGAGAGGACACCGGTGAAGGCTCTCTGCAGTTCTGGGATATGGGGCTTCCGAGTAGCGCGGGATATGGCTTTAAACTAAGAGATCTTTGGGAACATGAGGATATCGGAGAATTCTCCGAAAATTATACCTGTAAACTGGAACCGCATCATTGTAAGATTTTACGGGCGGAATTGGTAAAAATGAATGAGTGA